In the Malaya genurostris strain Urasoe2022 chromosome 1, Malgen_1.1, whole genome shotgun sequence genome, one interval contains:
- the LOC131440294 gene encoding heterogeneous nuclear ribonucleoprotein H2-like isoform X1: MPYDNDNGNDGGAFHIRLRGLPWNITESEIRDFLTGVDVEHIHIGINSMTKRQTGEAFLRLPSLDDQIKALDLNKATIGHRYIEVFTITEDQFENAINDENDGGDGGPVLKLRGLPWSCTKDDVKRFFTGFTIKNGYNGILLLLDQLGRASGEAIVEFATDDDAEKAMMNKQKEKIGNRYIELFKSSVREMKWAEKRMRRLNSFGRGNDNDNSNGGGGGGGGGMGNNNRQRFPPGQGYGRGSSGGVFSSDDFSSGPSGGGNSWSSGNGFGSGGGGGGGGGNNFGSNNGKMGGGLGGSGGGSGNMYSGGLANNTGNIDILRLLQDQLKRGGGTNYGSGRNNNSGGNYSSGGFGGGNSGGGFGGGNSGGGSGGGSGFGNSFGGNSGGGGGGGGGNSFGGGFDSDRGFRSGGGNNFNSFGGGNNFGNGGGSGNFNSNDFIKGSDNQFCVHLRGMPFSCDEQDIHDFFMPLRPTKCEVQFDSRGRPSGEGDAYFETMEEAMKAMKKHKEKMGTRYIELFAGARKNQNKFMD; the protein is encoded by the exons ATGCCGTACGATAACGATAATGGAAACGATGGTGGTGCATTCCACATTCGCTTGCGTGGTCTTCCGTGGAATATCACGGAAAGTGAGATCCGGGACTTTTTAACAGGAGTTGATGTTGAGCACATTCACATAGGGATAAATTCGATGACAAAACGTCAAACTGGCGAGGCTTTTTTGCGGCTTCCCTCCCTAGACGATCAAATCAAAGCGTTGGATTTGAACAAGGCAACTATCGGTCATCGGTACATCGAGGTCTTCACCATCACAGAGGACCAGTTTGAGAACGCTATCAACGACGAAAATGATGGCGGTGACGGTGGACCAGTGCTCAAACTGCGTGGTTTGCCCTGGTCATGCACTAAGGACGACGTGAAGCGATTCTTCACCG GGTTCACGATAAAGAATGGCTATAATGGGATTCTTTTGCTACTGGATCAGCTGGGACGGGCATCTGGGGAGGCGATTGTTGAATTTGCAACTGACGATGATGCCGAAAAGGCGATGATGAATAAACAGAAAGAGAAGATTGGGAACAG ATATATCGAACTGTTCAAGAGCAGCGTACGTGAGATGAAGTGGGCCGAAAAGCGAATGCGTCGCTTGAATTCTTTCGGTCGTGGAAACGATAACGACAACAGTAACGGCGGCGGTGGTGGTGGCGGCGGTGGAATGGGCAACAACAACCGCCAACGGTTCCCACCTGGCCAGGGTTATGGACGAGGATCCAGCGGAGGAG TTTTCTCGTCGGACGACTTCTCCAGTGGTCCTTCCGGGGGCGGAAATAGCTGGAGCAGCGGAAACGGTTTCGGTAGCGGCGGCggaggtggtggtggtggtggtaacAACTTTGGATCGAACAACGGCAAGATGGGCGGCGGTCTCGGCGGTAGTGGAGGAGGCAGCGGAAACATGTACTCCGGTGGGTTGGCCAACAATACGGGCAACATTGACATCTTGAGATTGTTGCAGGATCAGTTGA AGCGCGGAGGTGGCACCAACTACGGTTCAGGGCGTAACAATAACTCCGGCGGTAATTACAGCAGCGGAGGTTTTGGCGGCGGCAACAGCGGCGGTGGTTTCGGAGGTGGTAACAGCGGCGGTGGCAGTGGCGGCGGTAGTGGATTCGGAAATAGTTTTGGCGGAAACAGCGGTggaggcggcggcggcggcggcggtaaCAGTTTCGGTGGCGGATTCGATTCAGACCGTGGCTTCCGCTCTGGCGGCGGAAATAACTTCAACAGCTTTGGAGGTGGAAACAATTTCGGCAACGGCGGCGGAAGTGGAAACTTCAATAGTAATGACTTCATTAAAGGTAGCGATAATCAGTTCTGTGTGCACCTGCGTGGGATGCCGTTTAGCTGTGACGAGCAGGACATTCACGACTTCTTCATGCCGCTGAGACCGACTAAGTGCGAAGTGCAATTCGATTCTAGAGGTCGCCCATCTGGCGAAGGTGATGCTTACTTCGAAACAATGGAGGAAGCAATGAAGGCGATGAAAAAGCACAAGGAAAAAATGGGCACCCGTTACATTGAGTTGTTTGCCGGAGCACGAAAaaatcagaacaaattcatgGATTGA
- the LOC131440294 gene encoding heterogeneous nuclear ribonucleoprotein H-like isoform X2 — protein sequence MPYDNDNGNDGGAFHIRLRGLPWNITESEIRDFLTGVDVEHIHIGINSMTKRQTGEAFLRLPSLDDQIKALDLNKATIGHRYIEVFTITEDQFENAINDENDGGDGGPVLKLRGLPWSCTKDDVKRFFTGFTIKNGYNGILLLLDQLGRASGEAIVEFATDDDAEKAMMNKQKEKIGNRYIELFKSSVREMKWAEKRMRRLNSFGRGNDNDNSNGGGGGGGGGMGNNNRQRFPPGQGYGRGSSGGVFSSDDFSSGPSGGGNSWSSGNGFGSGGGGGGGGGNNFGSNNGKMGGGLGGSGGGSGNMYSERGGGTNYGSGRNNNSGGNYSSGGFGGGNSGGGFGGGNSGGGSGGGSGFGNSFGGNSGGGGGGGGGNSFGGGFDSDRGFRSGGGNNFNSFGGGNNFGNGGGSGNFNSNDFIKGSDNQFCVHLRGMPFSCDEQDIHDFFMPLRPTKCEVQFDSRGRPSGEGDAYFETMEEAMKAMKKHKEKMGTRYIELFAGARKNQNKFMD from the exons ATGCCGTACGATAACGATAATGGAAACGATGGTGGTGCATTCCACATTCGCTTGCGTGGTCTTCCGTGGAATATCACGGAAAGTGAGATCCGGGACTTTTTAACAGGAGTTGATGTTGAGCACATTCACATAGGGATAAATTCGATGACAAAACGTCAAACTGGCGAGGCTTTTTTGCGGCTTCCCTCCCTAGACGATCAAATCAAAGCGTTGGATTTGAACAAGGCAACTATCGGTCATCGGTACATCGAGGTCTTCACCATCACAGAGGACCAGTTTGAGAACGCTATCAACGACGAAAATGATGGCGGTGACGGTGGACCAGTGCTCAAACTGCGTGGTTTGCCCTGGTCATGCACTAAGGACGACGTGAAGCGATTCTTCACCG GGTTCACGATAAAGAATGGCTATAATGGGATTCTTTTGCTACTGGATCAGCTGGGACGGGCATCTGGGGAGGCGATTGTTGAATTTGCAACTGACGATGATGCCGAAAAGGCGATGATGAATAAACAGAAAGAGAAGATTGGGAACAG ATATATCGAACTGTTCAAGAGCAGCGTACGTGAGATGAAGTGGGCCGAAAAGCGAATGCGTCGCTTGAATTCTTTCGGTCGTGGAAACGATAACGACAACAGTAACGGCGGCGGTGGTGGTGGCGGCGGTGGAATGGGCAACAACAACCGCCAACGGTTCCCACCTGGCCAGGGTTATGGACGAGGATCCAGCGGAGGAG TTTTCTCGTCGGACGACTTCTCCAGTGGTCCTTCCGGGGGCGGAAATAGCTGGAGCAGCGGAAACGGTTTCGGTAGCGGCGGCggaggtggtggtggtggtggtaacAACTTTGGATCGAACAACGGCAAGATGGGCGGCGGTCTCGGCGGTAGTGGAGGAGGCAGCGGAAACATGTACTCCG AGCGCGGAGGTGGCACCAACTACGGTTCAGGGCGTAACAATAACTCCGGCGGTAATTACAGCAGCGGAGGTTTTGGCGGCGGCAACAGCGGCGGTGGTTTCGGAGGTGGTAACAGCGGCGGTGGCAGTGGCGGCGGTAGTGGATTCGGAAATAGTTTTGGCGGAAACAGCGGTggaggcggcggcggcggcggcggtaaCAGTTTCGGTGGCGGATTCGATTCAGACCGTGGCTTCCGCTCTGGCGGCGGAAATAACTTCAACAGCTTTGGAGGTGGAAACAATTTCGGCAACGGCGGCGGAAGTGGAAACTTCAATAGTAATGACTTCATTAAAGGTAGCGATAATCAGTTCTGTGTGCACCTGCGTGGGATGCCGTTTAGCTGTGACGAGCAGGACATTCACGACTTCTTCATGCCGCTGAGACCGACTAAGTGCGAAGTGCAATTCGATTCTAGAGGTCGCCCATCTGGCGAAGGTGATGCTTACTTCGAAACAATGGAGGAAGCAATGAAGGCGATGAAAAAGCACAAGGAAAAAATGGGCACCCGTTACATTGAGTTGTTTGCCGGAGCACGAAAaaatcagaacaaattcatgGATTGA